One part of the Zymomonas mobilis subsp. pomaceae ATCC 29192 genome encodes these proteins:
- a CDS encoding murein transglycosylase A → MFKKDTSFSARRLSAVFLSLGLSLSACSTLHPPHIEPAPQPAPPSAEKNKPVAPSNNNKQPENAKQAGIRPQNFSVSWVGMTNEKAASALAAFQQSCPFLISHTDKSGLTEKEDWSTPCSAAQAMTGNNSSGQAIAFFDRYFEPVVVGDGKAFVTGYYEPQILASSQPKTNYNTPIYRRPADLIEVHLGDFQSTLKGRSVRGRVEKGQLVPYFDRAAIDKGALSNRHLEIAWAADPVALFFLQIQGSGRLALEDGRVIPVEYDGQNGHDYKAIGRLLVQKGALENSQATMSGITDWLHSHPTEAVGIMENNPSYVFFRERGDRNPLGAIGIPVIAETSLAVDPAYIPLGAPVVLMLDTKHGGDSPFVNGVWIAQDKGGAIKGLNRFDSYWGYGAKAEHIAGGLASHGSAWLLLPKGVAARIGSEKHDKAQEGTKISGSTGSDKK, encoded by the coding sequence GTGTTTAAAAAAGATACCAGTTTTTCAGCAAGGCGGTTATCCGCTGTATTCCTTAGTCTTGGGTTAAGCTTATCGGCTTGTTCGACGCTTCATCCCCCGCATATAGAACCGGCACCCCAGCCAGCACCGCCATCAGCGGAAAAAAACAAGCCGGTGGCGCCTTCCAATAACAATAAACAGCCAGAAAATGCGAAACAAGCGGGTATTCGCCCACAGAATTTTTCAGTCAGCTGGGTTGGCATGACGAATGAGAAAGCTGCCTCCGCTTTAGCGGCTTTCCAGCAATCCTGTCCGTTTTTAATATCGCATACCGATAAAAGTGGACTGACAGAGAAAGAGGATTGGTCGACGCCTTGCAGTGCCGCACAAGCTATGACAGGCAATAACAGCAGTGGGCAGGCGATAGCATTTTTTGACCGCTACTTTGAACCCGTCGTAGTGGGGGACGGAAAAGCTTTTGTTACTGGCTATTACGAACCTCAAATTTTGGCCTCTTCACAACCCAAAACCAACTATAATACGCCTATTTATCGTCGTCCTGCCGATTTAATTGAAGTGCATCTAGGCGATTTCCAAAGCACCCTTAAAGGCCGATCCGTACGCGGCAGAGTAGAAAAAGGTCAGCTTGTACCTTATTTTGATCGGGCAGCTATTGATAAAGGGGCTTTGAGCAACCGTCATCTTGAAATAGCCTGGGCAGCCGATCCGGTGGCTTTATTCTTTTTGCAAATTCAAGGGTCTGGTCGTCTTGCTTTAGAGGATGGCCGTGTTATCCCTGTCGAATATGATGGACAGAACGGGCATGATTATAAAGCTATAGGACGCCTTCTGGTACAAAAAGGCGCGCTTGAAAACAGCCAAGCAACCATGTCAGGTATTACGGATTGGTTGCATTCTCATCCGACTGAAGCCGTCGGTATCATGGAAAACAATCCCAGCTATGTCTTCTTTCGCGAGCGAGGTGATCGAAATCCGCTGGGTGCCATAGGTATTCCTGTCATAGCAGAGACCTCTTTAGCCGTTGATCCCGCCTATATTCCTCTGGGTGCCCCCGTTGTTTTGATGCTCGATACCAAGCATGGAGGTGATTCTCCATTTGTTAATGGTGTTTGGATTGCACAAGACAAAGGAGGCGCTATTAAAGGGCTTAATCGTTTTGATAGCTATTGGGGATATGGAGCCAAAGCGGAGCATATCGCCGGTGGTCTTGCAAGCCATGGTTCTGCATGGCTTTTATTACCAAAAGGGGTAGCCGCGCGAATCGGCTCTGAAAAACATGACAAAGCGCAAGAGGGGACTAAAATATCCGGTAGCACCGGATCAGATAAAAAATAA
- a CDS encoding Smr/MutS family protein produces the protein MTKRKRGLKYPVAPDQIKNKRGDFQDSPSSLATLKFNRDRLSSEDLILWRKVASTVKPLDLDRYQSFEDLLVEDIRLPQKIPSIAAVTKRMRERQKMLSPPPTPLASSKNNPDTLDGSWDRRLSKGSVEPERSIDLHGYTMTSAHRVLEMALSKAIMQGIRVLLIITGRPPRRNDQGIITRGLIRGAIGDWLSFSPYASHIAAVRNAHPKHGGAGALYVILRRKREK, from the coding sequence ATGACAAAGCGCAAGAGGGGACTAAAATATCCGGTAGCACCGGATCAGATAAAAAATAAAAGGGGAGATTTTCAGGATTCCCCCTCCTCTCTTGCTACGCTTAAATTCAACCGAGACCGGCTTTCTTCTGAAGATTTGATCTTATGGCGAAAAGTAGCTTCTACTGTAAAGCCGCTTGATCTGGATCGTTATCAATCTTTTGAAGATCTTCTTGTTGAAGATATTCGATTACCCCAGAAAATACCTTCGATAGCGGCCGTTACAAAACGGATGCGTGAGCGACAAAAAATGCTGTCGCCACCCCCAACGCCGCTCGCCTCATCGAAAAATAACCCAGATACGCTTGATGGTTCATGGGATCGCCGCCTGAGTAAAGGCAGTGTCGAACCCGAACGAAGCATTGATCTTCACGGTTATACGATGACTAGCGCCCATCGCGTCTTGGAGATGGCGCTTTCAAAAGCGATTATGCAGGGTATTAGGGTGTTATTGATTATCACGGGCCGTCCTCCCCGTCGAAATGATCAAGGAATTATCACAAGAGGATTAATTAGAGGCGCTATTGGGGACTGGCTTAGTTTTTCCCCTTATGCCAGCCATATTGCAGCGGTTAGAAATGCCCATCCCAAACATGGAGGGGCCGGTGCTTTATATGTTATTCTGAGACGGAAGCGTGAAAAATAA
- the tyrS gene encoding tyrosine--tRNA ligase: protein MAQFRSDFLRLLETRGYIHQITDAEALDKRASEGIITAYIGFDPTAPSLHVGSLLQIMMLRRLQQSGHKPVVLMGGGTGKIGDPSFKDEARQLLNDDTIKNNVASIRRVFEHFLHFGNGPTDAVMVNNAEWLDRLEYIPFLRDVGRHFSVNRMLSFDSVKLRLDREQSLSFLEFNYMILQAYDFLELSRRLDVTLQLGGSDQWGNIVNGIELARRMDSKEVFGLTSPLMTTADGVKMGKTVGGAVWLNGDMCSPYDYWQFWRNTHDADVERFLKLFTDLSLDEIAKLSALEGSEINEAKKILANEATKMAHGEKAALEAAETAKRTFEEGVAGDALPVMTISKTEISLIDALVGLNLVSSKAEARRMIRGGGARIDGEKALDEKAIITVGAEAVRISAGKKAHGVLQLER from the coding sequence ATGGCACAATTCCGTTCTGACTTTCTGCGTTTGCTTGAGACACGAGGGTATATTCATCAGATTACCGATGCAGAAGCGTTAGATAAACGCGCATCAGAAGGCATTATTACAGCCTATATAGGCTTTGATCCTACCGCGCCTTCGCTGCATGTTGGCAGTTTATTACAGATTATGATGTTGCGGCGGCTTCAGCAAAGCGGTCATAAGCCGGTTGTTTTGATGGGAGGCGGAACAGGTAAAATCGGTGATCCTTCCTTTAAAGACGAAGCCCGTCAATTACTGAATGATGATACCATCAAAAACAATGTCGCCTCTATTCGGCGTGTTTTTGAGCATTTCTTGCATTTTGGCAATGGACCGACAGATGCTGTCATGGTGAATAATGCTGAATGGTTAGACCGGCTTGAGTATATTCCTTTTTTACGCGATGTAGGACGCCATTTTTCAGTCAACCGAATGTTAAGTTTTGATTCAGTCAAATTGCGGTTGGATCGGGAGCAGTCATTAAGCTTCCTCGAATTCAATTATATGATTTTACAGGCCTATGATTTTCTTGAACTGTCCCGTCGATTGGACGTCACCCTACAATTAGGCGGATCAGATCAATGGGGTAATATTGTCAACGGTATTGAATTAGCGCGCCGTATGGACAGTAAAGAAGTCTTTGGACTGACCAGCCCCTTAATGACCACAGCCGACGGCGTCAAAATGGGAAAGACCGTTGGAGGCGCTGTCTGGCTTAATGGTGATATGTGTTCGCCTTATGATTACTGGCAATTTTGGCGTAATACCCATGATGCAGATGTTGAACGATTCTTAAAGCTGTTTACTGATTTATCCTTAGATGAAATCGCAAAATTATCCGCCCTTGAAGGCAGCGAGATTAACGAGGCGAAAAAAATTCTGGCTAATGAAGCGACCAAAATGGCGCATGGTGAAAAGGCAGCACTTGAAGCTGCCGAAACGGCTAAACGTACCTTTGAAGAAGGTGTGGCAGGCGATGCCTTACCTGTTATGACAATAAGTAAAACAGAAATTAGCCTGATTGATGCTTTGGTCGGATTAAATCTGGTTTCTTCCAAAGCCGAAGCCCGCCGCATGATACGCGGCGGCGGTGCGCGCATTGATGGTGAAAAAGCTTTGGATGAAAAAGCGATCATCACAGTAGGAGCAGAAGCTGTGCGTATTTCTGCGGGTAAAAAAGCCCATGGCGTCTTACAACTAGAAAGATAA
- a CDS encoding DUF4136 domain-containing protein, whose amino-acid sequence MRQSITIKIVLSSLSIISLSACESPFRADVARFQMMPAPAGQTFTIEAIDPQDKGGLEFGHYANIVAHELYAQGYQPAPSEGTATLIVKLDYGIDNGQQKVTSTSYGYGGWGGPWGGWGGWGGGWGGWGGYGGWGGPWGGGWGGGWGGTDVYSYTVYSPFFKMEIDRVSDGQRVFEGRARAHVTTDNMTQLVPDLIRAMFVNFPGHSGENIEIKLTDDKKKQK is encoded by the coding sequence ATGCGACAGAGTATAACTATAAAGATAGTCTTATCGTCTTTGTCCATTATTTCTCTGTCCGCCTGTGAATCGCCTTTTCGGGCCGATGTTGCACGGTTCCAGATGATGCCAGCACCAGCTGGTCAAACTTTTACTATTGAAGCTATAGATCCTCAGGATAAAGGCGGTCTCGAATTTGGACATTACGCCAATATAGTTGCTCATGAATTATATGCTCAAGGGTATCAACCTGCGCCTTCTGAAGGTACGGCGACGCTGATCGTTAAGCTGGATTACGGCATTGATAATGGTCAGCAGAAAGTCACTTCCACTTCTTATGGATATGGTGGTTGGGGCGGCCCATGGGGTGGTTGGGGCGGCTGGGGCGGTGGCTGGGGCGGCTGGGGTGGATACGGCGGTTGGGGCGGCCCATGGGGTGGCGGCTGGGGCGGCGGCTGGGGCGGCACAGACGTTTACAGCTACACCGTTTACAGCCCCTTCTTTAAAATGGAAATTGATCGTGTCAGCGATGGACAGCGTGTCTTTGAAGGTCGCGCCCGTGCTCATGTTACAACCGATAACATGACACAATTAGTGCCGGATTTAATCCGTGCCATGTTTGTTAATTTCCCTGGTCATTCAGGGGAAAATATTGAAATTAAATTGACAGACGATAAGAAGAAACAGAAATAA
- a CDS encoding anhydro-N-acetylmuramic acid kinase, which yields MLAIGLMSGTSLDGVDVALIETNGEKRVRPLDFSFYPYSEADKDCLRAAARYALTLAAPCPVQDKAILHQAEVIVTQRHIEAVEDFLKKHKVEATAVKVIGFHGQTIAHRPDLGWTWQIGNGAALAQATRISVVDDFRSHDVQAGGEGAPLIPIYHWALFANAPHPLAVLNLGGIANITWIGDNENDLIACDTGPANGLIDDWVKAKANLHYDKDGAIAARGKVHQNIIDAMMHNDFFLLPPPKSLDREDFSISPVARLSLEDGAATLTAFTAETVAYALRFFPKKPQRIIVAGGGRHNKTMIAMLKASCDLPIEMIDDWHFNGDATEAEGFAYLAVRRVFNRPISFPKTTGVSQPMTGGRIHYI from the coding sequence ATGCTGGCAATCGGACTCATGTCCGGCACGTCTTTAGATGGTGTGGATGTTGCTTTAATTGAAACCAACGGCGAAAAACGGGTGCGCCCTTTAGATTTTTCTTTCTACCCTTATAGCGAGGCTGATAAGGATTGTCTGCGCGCGGCTGCTAGATATGCGCTTACGCTTGCTGCCCCTTGTCCGGTACAGGATAAGGCGATTCTTCATCAGGCGGAAGTAATCGTAACCCAACGTCATATCGAAGCTGTTGAGGATTTCTTAAAAAAACATAAAGTTGAAGCTACAGCTGTAAAAGTCATTGGTTTCCATGGTCAGACTATTGCGCATCGGCCCGATTTAGGATGGACGTGGCAAATTGGAAATGGTGCTGCTTTAGCGCAAGCCACTAGAATCAGCGTTGTTGATGATTTTCGGTCCCATGACGTGCAAGCAGGCGGAGAGGGCGCACCACTTATTCCGATTTATCATTGGGCTCTGTTTGCTAACGCACCCCATCCTTTAGCTGTTTTGAATTTAGGCGGAATCGCTAATATCACATGGATAGGGGATAATGAAAATGATTTGATCGCCTGTGACACAGGTCCGGCTAATGGGCTTATTGATGATTGGGTTAAGGCTAAGGCCAATCTTCATTATGATAAAGATGGTGCTATTGCAGCCCGAGGTAAGGTACATCAAAATATTATTGATGCCATGATGCATAATGATTTCTTTTTGCTGCCGCCTCCTAAATCATTGGATAGAGAAGATTTTTCAATATCTCCCGTAGCGCGTTTATCCCTTGAGGATGGCGCTGCTACATTAACAGCCTTTACGGCTGAAACGGTAGCGTATGCATTAAGATTTTTTCCCAAAAAACCACAACGTATTATTGTCGCAGGGGGCGGACGGCACAATAAGACTATGATAGCTATGCTTAAAGCAAGCTGTGATCTGCCTATCGAAATGATTGATGACTGGCACTTTAACGGCGATGCTACCGAAGCTGAAGGCTTTGCTTATCTTGCCGTGAGAAGAGTTTTCAATCGTCCTATCAGTTTTCCTAAAACAACAGGGGTTTCTCAGCCGATGACGGGAGGGCGTATTCACTATATTTGA
- a CDS encoding Tim44/TimA family putative adaptor protein, translating into MVVEIVVLVVVAAMLCVWLYNVLGSRTGHEQSFTKPVEASPAVVAQPSGQLERPASEEKKRDEIVLPEAWDGIRRIVSRDSHFDLTAFIEGAKTAYGKILDAFWQGDRLKLSDMISKDVMEAFEHVIKNRETEGHSLENRLINIDKAVVQKAGVDGDNAIITVSYDAWISTIVRNQEGIMVAGSSADALPTHDVWTFSRNIRQEPKTSWLLVETLAAS; encoded by the coding sequence ATGGTGGTCGAAATTGTAGTTCTGGTGGTAGTGGCTGCTATGCTTTGCGTGTGGCTTTACAATGTCCTTGGAAGCCGTACCGGCCATGAACAGAGTTTTACAAAACCGGTAGAAGCATCACCCGCTGTTGTCGCACAGCCAAGTGGACAGCTTGAGCGGCCTGCTTCTGAAGAAAAAAAACGCGATGAAATCGTATTGCCTGAGGCATGGGACGGCATCCGTCGTATTGTCAGTCGCGATTCCCATTTTGATCTTACCGCCTTTATCGAAGGGGCAAAAACGGCTTACGGTAAAATCCTAGATGCTTTTTGGCAGGGTGATCGTCTTAAACTTTCTGACATGATCAGCAAGGATGTCATGGAAGCTTTTGAACATGTTATAAAAAACCGTGAGACAGAAGGGCATAGTCTTGAAAATCGCTTGATTAATATTGATAAAGCGGTAGTGCAAAAAGCGGGTGTTGATGGCGATAATGCTATCATTACGGTCAGTTATGATGCATGGATTTCGACTATAGTCCGTAATCAAGAGGGTATCATGGTAGCAGGCTCTTCGGCAGATGCGCTTCCCACGCATGATGTATGGACTTTTAGTCGTAATATCCGCCAAGAACCGAAAACAAGTTGGCTTTTAGTGGAAACATTGGCCGCTTCTTAA
- a CDS encoding YnfA family protein: MVQKFMRDFLFYVPAALAEIGGCFSFWAWLKLNKSPLWLFPGAVSLALFAYLLTKTSPDDAGRSFATYGGIYIVMSLVWMGVVEGKKPDHWDILGASICLVGAMIILFSPHNR, from the coding sequence ATGGTACAAAAATTTATGAGAGATTTTTTATTCTATGTGCCCGCGGCTTTGGCTGAAATTGGTGGCTGCTTCTCATTTTGGGCATGGTTAAAATTAAATAAATCACCTCTTTGGTTATTCCCAGGGGCAGTATCCTTAGCGCTTTTTGCTTATCTGTTAACAAAAACGAGCCCCGATGATGCAGGTCGTAGTTTCGCTACTTATGGCGGTATTTATATTGTCATGTCCTTGGTCTGGATGGGCGTCGTCGAAGGTAAAAAGCCCGATCATTGGGATATTTTAGGGGCATCCATCTGTCTGGTAGGCGCGATGATTATTCTGTTTAGTCCCCATAATCGATAA
- the secB gene encoding protein-export chaperone SecB encodes MSGNKFNSAQDNNDNNVPQVNILAQYIKDLSFENPNAPAVYQWQTQPHIEVQFNIGTQAMAQDVYEVALKIDVSAKTDDGIVFHIELVYSGLFAIKNVPADQIQPFLYIEAPRILFPFVRRILADCVRDGNFPPLMLEPLDFAALYMQQAEQQDMLSNAEPAGQA; translated from the coding sequence ATGTCTGGAAACAAATTTAATTCTGCCCAAGACAATAATGATAATAACGTGCCCCAAGTGAATATTCTTGCCCAGTATATCAAGGATCTCTCTTTTGAGAATCCTAATGCACCGGCGGTTTATCAATGGCAGACACAGCCCCATATTGAAGTGCAATTTAATATTGGTACGCAAGCCATGGCACAGGATGTCTATGAAGTTGCCTTAAAAATAGATGTCTCTGCCAAAACCGACGATGGTATCGTTTTTCATATTGAATTAGTTTACAGTGGCTTGTTTGCGATCAAGAACGTTCCTGCTGATCAGATTCAACCTTTCCTTTATATTGAAGCACCACGGATTCTTTTCCCCTTCGTTCGTCGTATTTTAGCCGATTGTGTCCGTGACGGTAATTTCCCGCCTTTAATGTTAGAACCCCTCGATTTTGCAGCCCTTTATATGCAGCAAGCCGAACAGCAGGACATGCTTTCCAATGCGGAACCAGCAGGTCAGGCCTAA
- the trpS gene encoding tryptophan--tRNA ligase — protein MTDKKRIVSGIQPTGNLHLGNYLGAIRNWVDMQNAMAAGDSCIFFLADLHAVTMPQEPDILAANIRSMAATLLAAGVDPERSVLFAQSDVAAHSELSWLLNCVARIGWLNRMTQFKEKSGKNREGASVGLYTYPVLQAADVMLYQATHVPVGEDQKQHLELARDIATKFNNDYQSEVFTLPQPIIQKTAARVMSLRNGSAKMSKSDPSDLSRINLTDSNDDITQKIRKAKTDPDPIPDNEAALTERPEARNLLTIYSALSGKAVPEILNQFAGQGFGQFKPILSDLMISIIGPIRDRLFSFQSDPAEIDRLLLQGAKKAETLAAVTLEKAYYAMGLRRRN, from the coding sequence ATGACTGACAAGAAACGTATCGTCTCCGGTATTCAGCCGACTGGCAATCTTCACCTTGGTAACTATCTTGGGGCTATTCGTAATTGGGTAGACATGCAAAATGCTATGGCTGCCGGTGACAGCTGCATCTTTTTTCTTGCTGATTTACACGCCGTCACCATGCCTCAGGAACCGGATATATTGGCCGCTAATATACGGTCTATGGCAGCAACCTTATTGGCCGCTGGCGTTGATCCAGAGCGTTCTGTTTTATTTGCTCAGTCCGATGTTGCTGCCCATTCCGAATTAAGCTGGTTGCTCAATTGTGTTGCCCGCATTGGCTGGCTTAACCGCATGACTCAGTTTAAAGAAAAATCAGGCAAGAACCGTGAAGGTGCCTCAGTTGGTCTCTATACCTACCCTGTTTTACAGGCAGCGGATGTCATGCTGTATCAGGCCACGCATGTTCCTGTTGGCGAAGATCAAAAACAGCATTTAGAATTAGCGCGTGATATCGCTACAAAATTTAATAACGATTATCAAAGCGAGGTTTTTACTTTACCCCAACCTATTATCCAAAAGACAGCTGCTCGTGTAATGTCATTGCGCAACGGTAGCGCAAAAATGTCCAAATCTGATCCTTCTGATCTCAGCCGGATTAACCTTACCGATAGTAATGATGACATCACCCAAAAAATCCGCAAAGCCAAGACGGATCCAGATCCTATTCCAGATAACGAGGCTGCGCTTACAGAGCGTCCAGAAGCGCGCAATTTATTAACTATTTATAGTGCTTTAAGTGGGAAAGCGGTTCCAGAAATCTTGAATCAGTTTGCGGGGCAAGGTTTTGGACAGTTTAAACCTATTCTTTCTGATCTAATGATTAGTATTATTGGGCCCATACGTGATAGACTATTTTCCTTCCAAAGTGATCCGGCTGAAATTGATCGTTTATTATTGCAAGGCGCTAAAAAGGCAGAAACGCTGGCTGCTGTAACTTTAGAAAAAGCTTACTATGCAATGGGATTACGGCGACGGAATTAA
- the dapE gene encoding succinyl-diaminopimelate desuccinylase: protein MTAAPDAVELAARLIACKSVTPTDDGAMSVMGDALKAAGFKVHLLTQGQAPDGPVTNLIAFRGEGHPHLAFAGHSDVVPAGQGWSSDPFTPTLKDGYLVGRGAVDMKSSVAAFIAAAARYRHHKGTLSFLITGDEEGPATYGTPAIIAWLLEHDIKLDYCVVGEPTSIDTLGDTIKNGRRGSVNMWIEVPGIQGHVAYPDRAKNPIPILARIIEDLENWIIDEGDQWFQPSNLEITAIECDNKATNVIPSIAKAQLNIRFNALQKGAQLIETVRNRVNAIAPDARLKATISGEAFVTEEGVLTKKVSAAVAKNTGITPTLSTSGGTSDARFLTHICPVIEFGLVNATMHKVDEQAAVADIQQLSRIDEDIIKAFLG from the coding sequence ATGACTGCTGCCCCTGACGCTGTTGAACTTGCTGCCCGCTTGATTGCCTGCAAATCAGTAACGCCGACTGATGATGGTGCCATGAGCGTGATGGGCGACGCTTTGAAAGCCGCTGGTTTCAAAGTTCATTTATTAACGCAAGGTCAAGCCCCTGATGGCCCTGTCACCAATTTAATAGCTTTTCGGGGCGAAGGTCATCCCCATTTAGCCTTTGCAGGGCATAGTGATGTAGTCCCAGCCGGTCAGGGATGGTCTTCAGATCCCTTTACACCCACCTTAAAGGACGGCTATTTGGTCGGACGTGGGGCAGTCGATATGAAAAGTTCTGTCGCGGCCTTTATTGCCGCCGCAGCCCGCTATCGCCATCACAAAGGTACCTTGTCTTTTTTGATTACAGGCGACGAGGAAGGCCCCGCCACCTATGGCACACCGGCCATCATTGCATGGTTGCTGGAACATGATATTAAATTGGATTACTGTGTTGTGGGCGAGCCTACCTCTATTGATACCCTAGGGGATACTATCAAAAATGGTCGGCGCGGTTCAGTTAATATGTGGATCGAGGTACCAGGCATACAAGGCCATGTCGCCTATCCCGACCGAGCAAAAAACCCGATTCCGATTTTGGCGCGCATAATCGAGGATTTAGAAAACTGGATTATTGATGAAGGGGACCAATGGTTTCAGCCTTCCAATCTCGAAATTACAGCCATTGAATGCGATAACAAGGCAACGAATGTTATCCCTTCTATAGCAAAAGCCCAACTTAATATTCGCTTTAATGCATTACAAAAAGGTGCTCAGTTAATAGAAACTGTCCGAAATCGGGTGAACGCTATTGCGCCTGATGCCCGATTGAAGGCTACTATTTCTGGGGAAGCCTTTGTTACAGAAGAAGGGGTCCTTACTAAAAAAGTAAGTGCTGCAGTAGCTAAAAATACCGGAATCACCCCTACCCTTTCTACAAGCGGCGGGACGTCGGATGCCCGTTTCTTGACGCATATTTGTCCAGTAATTGAATTTGGTTTAGTCAATGCTACGATGCATAAGGTCGATGAGCAAGCCGCAGTAGCCGATATTCAACAATTAAGCCGTATTGATGAGGATATTATTAAAGCTTTTTTGGGCTAA
- the murJ gene encoding murein biosynthesis integral membrane protein MurJ, producing the protein MTKTPQSLPGKVHLLKATATIGGLTLISRILGFVRDTLGAQYLGAGPANDAFLIAWRLPNLFRALFAEGAFASAFVPMFNRTISEAEKKGQDGMAAGLRFASDVLSVLLPLLLFFEVGMIAAAEPIVEIMTGGFPAGTAGEFQLAVFLTRLTMPYLALISIVTLLGGILNSLHRFWVNAAAPILLNVGLIIGLIFFRSSNSFMTAQTQALAVSLSGVLQLGWLLWACHQAGIHLYPHWPKFTPAVKKMLSITWPAALGAGAVQFNLLISTALAARYLPEGAVSYLYYADRLNQLPLGLVGIGIGTAILPALSRQLATNDKDAAIHTQNRAIELALFLTLPATFGLIVTAGPLIRALLQHGAFSAVDSLNSARALSAFSLGLPAYVLIKILTPGFHARTDTRTPVRIAILAMLLNLILNLLLLHPLGHVGLALSTAISAWANVVMLYILLRRRRHFYCDGPLLRRSPRMVIAGGIMALGLWPFIGWFNQLAIGHIMHRITALILLLLLGSVLYFGSAVLIGAFPWKEVRRFLRRR; encoded by the coding sequence ATGACGAAAACACCGCAGAGCCTGCCTGGGAAAGTCCATCTTTTAAAAGCTACCGCTACGATCGGTGGTCTAACGTTAATCAGTCGTATTTTAGGTTTTGTCCGCGATACTCTTGGTGCGCAATATCTGGGAGCAGGGCCTGCTAATGATGCTTTTTTAATCGCTTGGCGACTTCCTAATCTATTTCGGGCTCTTTTTGCAGAAGGGGCCTTTGCCTCTGCTTTTGTGCCAATGTTTAATCGCACCATTAGTGAAGCGGAAAAAAAAGGTCAGGATGGCATGGCGGCAGGGCTACGCTTTGCCAGTGATGTTTTATCGGTGTTATTGCCGTTGTTACTTTTTTTTGAAGTCGGGATGATAGCGGCTGCTGAGCCTATTGTGGAAATTATGACAGGTGGCTTTCCGGCAGGAACCGCCGGTGAATTCCAGTTAGCCGTTTTTTTAACCCGCCTTACGATGCCTTATCTGGCTCTGATTTCTATTGTTACCCTTTTAGGCGGAATTCTTAACTCGCTTCATCGTTTTTGGGTGAATGCCGCCGCCCCCATTCTTTTGAATGTCGGCTTGATTATCGGTTTGATCTTTTTTCGAAGTTCTAACTCTTTTATGACCGCTCAAACGCAAGCCTTAGCCGTCAGCCTATCGGGTGTTTTACAACTAGGCTGGTTGTTATGGGCTTGTCATCAAGCTGGTATCCATCTTTATCCCCATTGGCCTAAGTTCACCCCTGCGGTAAAAAAAATGCTGAGTATTACATGGCCCGCAGCCCTAGGAGCTGGCGCCGTTCAGTTTAATCTTTTGATCTCTACCGCCTTAGCTGCGCGTTATCTTCCCGAAGGGGCGGTTTCTTATCTCTATTATGCCGATCGCCTTAATCAACTGCCTTTAGGCTTGGTCGGTATCGGCATCGGGACGGCGATTCTGCCTGCTCTATCTCGTCAGCTGGCGACCAATGATAAGGATGCGGCTATTCACACTCAAAATCGTGCGATTGAATTAGCGCTTTTTTTGACATTACCGGCGACTTTTGGGCTGATAGTTACGGCAGGCCCTTTAATTCGGGCTTTATTGCAGCATGGCGCTTTTTCCGCCGTAGATAGTCTTAATTCCGCCCGTGCCTTATCCGCGTTTTCGCTAGGATTACCGGCTTATGTGCTGATCAAGATTCTGACGCCTGGTTTTCACGCACGTACAGATACGCGCACGCCTGTTCGGATCGCTATCCTTGCCATGCTTCTTAATTTAATACTTAATCTTCTTTTACTTCATCCGTTAGGGCATGTCGGGTTAGCTCTTTCGACGGCGATTTCTGCATGGGCCAATGTTGTCATGCTGTATATTTTACTACGCCGCCGTCGTCATTTCTACTGTGATGGGCCATTACTTCGCCGTAGTCCACGCATGGTAATCGCCGGTGGGATTATGGCCCTTGGATTATGGCCTTTCATCGGATGGTTTAATCAGCTAGCCATCGGCCATATTATGCACAGAATAACAGCGCTTATCTTATTATTATTGTTAGGATCAGTTTTATATTTTGGTTCGGCCGTCTTAATCGGTGCATTTCCATGGAAAGAAGTCCGCCGTTTTTTACGCCGTCGTTAA